One Salvia splendens isolate huo1 chromosome 12, SspV2, whole genome shotgun sequence genomic window carries:
- the LOC121758358 gene encoding MACPF domain-containing protein At4g24290-like isoform X3 encodes MSEQLNQELSLTGKIPSGLFNAMFEFSGCWQKDAAYTKTLAFDGMFITLYTVALEKSQMVLKDHVKREVPSSWEPAALARFISKFGTHIIVGVKMGGKDVIYMKQQHSSSLQPADVQKRLKVMADKRFLDANGQSELGSEQVYQSEKFETKETRTRLRFADTGTSSSYAYKDDIVSMCKRRGGSDSTNLNHQEWLQTVLKEPDVISMSFIPITSLLNGVSGSGYLSHAINLYLRYKPPIEELHQFLEFQLPRQWAPVFSDLPLGPQRRQQNTTSLQFSLMGPKLFINATAVDVGKRPVTGLRLYLEGKRSNRLAIHLQHLSSLPNIFQLEDDPGGNFRQESYDRRYYEKVQWKNFSHVCTAPVETEDELSIVTGAQLQVGNYGFKKVLFLRLRFSTVKGAVSVKYPEWDGSPGLARKSGLISTLISHHFTAVQKPPPQPADVNINSAVYPGGPPVPIQTPKLLKFVDTTEMTRGPQEPPGYWVVSGARLVIEKGKISLRVKYSLLTAIQPDDDDELE; translated from the exons TTGATGGTATGTTTATAACACTGTATACGGTTGCACTAGAAAAGTCTCAGATGGTGCTTAAGGATCATGTGAAGAGAGAAGTTCCATCATCATGGGAGCCTGCAGCGTTGGCAAG GTTTATTAGCAAGTTTGGGACTCACATCATTGTGGGTGTAAAGATGGGCGGGAAGGATGTAATTTACATGAAACAGCAGCATTCCTCATCACTTCAACCCGCTGATGTGCAGAAGAGATTGAAGGTGATGGCAGATAAGAGGTTCTTAGATGCAAATGGACAAAGTGAACTGGGTTCGGAGCAAGTATACCAGTCTGAGAAG tTTGAAACGAAGGAGACACGGACACGGCTCAGGTTTGCAGATACTGGCACATCAAGTTCGTATGCATATAAAGAT GATATTGTTAGCATGTGCAAAAGGAGAGGTGGAAGTGATAGCACAAATTTGAACCATCAGGAGTGGCTACAAACAGTTTTGAAGGAGCCTGATGTTATTTCTATGTCCTTTATCCCAATAACATCCCTACTAAATGGTGTTTCAGGAAGTGGCTATTTGAGTCATGCAATTAATCTTTATTTGCGCT ATAAGCCACCAATTGAAGAACTCCATCAGTTTCTGGAGTTCCAGCTTCCTAGGCAATGGGCACCTGTATTCAGTGATCTTCCTCTTGGTCCTCAGCGAAGACAGCAAAACACAACCTCCCTGCAGTTTAGTCTTATGGGCCCCAAACTTTTTATAAATGCTACAGCG GTTGATGTGGGTAAAAGACCTGTAACTGGTCTGAGATTGTATCTTGAAGGTAAAAGAAGCAACCGCTTGGCTATTCACTTGCAACACCTCTCCTCTCTTCCAAATATATTCCAACTTGAGGATGACCCGGGTGGCAATTTTCGCCAGGAATCATATGATCGGAGATATTATGAGAAAGTACAATGGAAAAACTTTTCCCATGTATGTACGGCTCCTGTTGAAACTGAAGatgaactttccatagtcacTGGAGCACAATTACAGGTTGGGAATTATGGATTTAAGAAGGTTCTTTTCCTCCGATTACGTTTCTCGACTGTTAAAGGAGCTGTTTCAGTTAAGTATCCAGAATGGGATGGATCCCCTGGGTTGGCACGTAAATCTGGACTTATTTCAACTCTAATTAGTCATCACTTCACAGCAGTCCAGAAACCACCTCCGCAGCCGGCTGATGTGAATATTAATTCTGCTGTGTACCCCGGGGGCCCTCCTGTTCCCATCCAAACTCCCAAACTCTTGAAGTTTGTTGATACGACAGAGATGACAAGAGGGCCACAGGAACCACCTGGCTATTGGGTTGTTTCTGGAGCAAGACTTGTAATTGAAAAGGGGAAGATCTCACTTAGGGTCAAGTATTCGTTACTTACTGCCATTCAGCCTGACGACGACGATGAACTGGAATAA
- the LOC121758359 gene encoding uncharacterized protein LOC121758359: MNELNSGRAKPMPWNNVYSSSESLDKEGPWKSLGSSMNAISFGFVATAILISMFLIMAIFEHLFRPSSPQNSSTQTESTQMHKLEPPHHPVQASYASDFSVVMPGQQYPSFIAQPAPLPREGVIWLSHSHSHTLSHPTNQ, translated from the exons ATGAACGAGTTGAACAGTGGAAGAGCAAAGCCAATGCCATGGAACAATGTGTACAGTAGTAGTGAGTCTCTTGACAAGGAAGGTCCATGGAAAAGCTTGGGCTCATCCATGAATGCTATTTCTTTCGGATTCGTGGCAACGGCCATCTTGATTTCGATGTTTCTCATAATGGCTATATTCGAGCATCTGTTCAGACCGTCGTCCCCCCAAAACTCTTCTACGCAGACCGAATCAACACAAATGCACAAGCTCGAGCCCCCTCATCACCCA GTACAGGCATCATATGCATCAGATTTCTCAGTGGTGATGCCAGGACAGCAGTATCCTAGCTTTATTGCTCAACCTGCTCCTCTGCCAAGGGAAGGAGTGATTTGgctctctcactctcactccCACACTCTCTCTCATCCCACCAACCAATAA
- the LOC121759585 gene encoding protein EI24 homolog isoform X1, whose protein sequence is MDGRSIRSSMGSLKAKSKQASVLWAEGFREACCLHRVVIYCLRWSREIAIRTGQCFLLNGFIFLGSILVLRSVVIPTLQWVLPDVCLLTTSQELCPFGGISRFYSFLQHGLIQLVYVFWFYPMYISSFILNTLWYNDIAKYGFFAIEKHGTSSSESSTEKDMSASDKATDFEGLMIEVFEQVYSVLLLSFFFLEVYVTGFIPFIGKALNLLLLSWMYAYYCFEYKWNYSGLSLDKRLDFFESNWPFFAGFGSPCVLAAFFYSPLVSYGVMAILFPLFVLTATGSEADKVIASQRKKWNGARLGRIPIFFSSDYLSMKVLSLFPIGSHRQAHDQKAQ, encoded by the exons ATGGATGGGAGAAGCATAAGGAGTTCAATGGGAAGCTTGAAAGCAAAATCGAAGCAGGCTTCAGTTTTGTGGGCGGAGGGCTTCAGAGAGGCTTGTTGTCTTCACCGCGTCGTCATATACTGTCTCAGGTG GTCAAGGGAGATCGCCATCCGTACTGGACAGTGTTTCCTCTTGAATGGCTTTATTTTCTTGGGAAG TATACTTGTTCTGAGATCTGTCGTCATTCCAACACTACAATGGGTGTTACCTGATGTATGCCTGCTGACTACATCTCAAGAACTATGTCCATTTGGGGGTATATCCAGATTCTATTCCTTCTTACAACATGGATTGATTCAACTCGTCTAT GTGTTCTGGTTCTACCCAATGTATATATCCAGCTTTATCCTAAACACACTCTG GTACAATGATATTGCAAAGTATGGCTTTTTTGCCATTGAGAAGCATGGGACTTCTAGTTCAGAATCATCTACTGAAAAGGATATGTCTGCCAGTGATAAGGCTACTGACTTTGAGGG TTTAATGATTGAGGTATTTGAACAAGTATATTCAGTTCTCCTGTTGAGTTTCTTCTTCTTGGAG GTTTATGTCACTGGATTCATACCATTCATCGGGAAGGCACTAAACCTATTGCTTCTTTCGTGGATGTATGCCTATTATTGTTTTGA GTACAAATGGAATTATTCTGGTTTGAGTTTGGATAAAAGGCTAGACTTCTTCGAATCCAATTGGCCATTTTTTGCTGGTTTTG GAAGTCCATGTGTTTTGGCCGCTTTCTTTTACTCTCCTCTTGTTAGCTATGGGGTTATGGCTATACTATTTCCATTG TTTGTTCTGACCGCAACAGGCTCAGAAGCAGACAAAGTTATTGCGTCTCAGAGAAAAAAGTGGAATGGTGCTCGATTGGGAAGGATTCCTATATTCTTTTCTTCTGATTATTTATC GATGAAAGTGTTGTCTCTGTTTCCGATTGGATCACACCGACAAGCGCATGACCAGAAAGCTCAGTGA
- the LOC121759585 gene encoding protein EI24 homolog isoform X2 — MDGRSIRSSMGSLKAKSKQASVLWAEGFREACCLHRVVIYCLRSREIAIRTGQCFLLNGFIFLGSILVLRSVVIPTLQWVLPDVCLLTTSQELCPFGGISRFYSFLQHGLIQLVYVFWFYPMYISSFILNTLWYNDIAKYGFFAIEKHGTSSSESSTEKDMSASDKATDFEGLMIEVFEQVYSVLLLSFFFLEVYVTGFIPFIGKALNLLLLSWMYAYYCFEYKWNYSGLSLDKRLDFFESNWPFFAGFGSPCVLAAFFYSPLVSYGVMAILFPLFVLTATGSEADKVIASQRKKWNGARLGRIPIFFSSDYLSMKVLSLFPIGSHRQAHDQKAQ; from the exons ATGGATGGGAGAAGCATAAGGAGTTCAATGGGAAGCTTGAAAGCAAAATCGAAGCAGGCTTCAGTTTTGTGGGCGGAGGGCTTCAGAGAGGCTTGTTGTCTTCACCGCGTCGTCATATACTGTCTCAG GTCAAGGGAGATCGCCATCCGTACTGGACAGTGTTTCCTCTTGAATGGCTTTATTTTCTTGGGAAG TATACTTGTTCTGAGATCTGTCGTCATTCCAACACTACAATGGGTGTTACCTGATGTATGCCTGCTGACTACATCTCAAGAACTATGTCCATTTGGGGGTATATCCAGATTCTATTCCTTCTTACAACATGGATTGATTCAACTCGTCTAT GTGTTCTGGTTCTACCCAATGTATATATCCAGCTTTATCCTAAACACACTCTG GTACAATGATATTGCAAAGTATGGCTTTTTTGCCATTGAGAAGCATGGGACTTCTAGTTCAGAATCATCTACTGAAAAGGATATGTCTGCCAGTGATAAGGCTACTGACTTTGAGGG TTTAATGATTGAGGTATTTGAACAAGTATATTCAGTTCTCCTGTTGAGTTTCTTCTTCTTGGAG GTTTATGTCACTGGATTCATACCATTCATCGGGAAGGCACTAAACCTATTGCTTCTTTCGTGGATGTATGCCTATTATTGTTTTGA GTACAAATGGAATTATTCTGGTTTGAGTTTGGATAAAAGGCTAGACTTCTTCGAATCCAATTGGCCATTTTTTGCTGGTTTTG GAAGTCCATGTGTTTTGGCCGCTTTCTTTTACTCTCCTCTTGTTAGCTATGGGGTTATGGCTATACTATTTCCATTG TTTGTTCTGACCGCAACAGGCTCAGAAGCAGACAAAGTTATTGCGTCTCAGAGAAAAAAGTGGAATGGTGCTCGATTGGGAAGGATTCCTATATTCTTTTCTTCTGATTATTTATC GATGAAAGTGTTGTCTCTGTTTCCGATTGGATCACACCGACAAGCGCATGACCAGAAAGCTCAGTGA